In the genome of Blastopirellula marina, one region contains:
- a CDS encoding Gfo/Idh/MocA family protein — MPQHDHRILIVGAGSIGHRHLRCFRQTGRCQVAFVDPRESIREELSQRYADVPSYGSLDEARNAYFNSAVIATPAPLHVPQSLQLLEAGLHLLIEKPLCLNLEEARQLEDFASTTNQTVNVAYVYRANPLISRMREAIQHGSYGRPVELIAYCGQHFPTYRPAYRDTYYREHESGGGAIQDALTHVFNAAQWLVGDMEKIVVDADRKILDGVEVEDTVHAIARHENGIMATYTLNQHQPANELTITVVCEKGVVRLENHKQRWRTMSTPDGPWTDHQLPPFERDELFTRQANLFLDAVEGKSLPLCPLNEGIATLQANIAAISSWREATWKSTNLSEVRA; from the coding sequence GTGCCTCAGCACGATCATCGTATTCTGATTGTCGGAGCCGGTTCGATTGGGCATCGCCATCTTCGCTGCTTCCGGCAAACAGGACGCTGTCAGGTGGCCTTCGTTGATCCACGAGAATCGATTCGCGAGGAACTCAGTCAACGATACGCTGACGTTCCAAGCTACGGTTCGCTCGACGAGGCACGCAACGCTTACTTTAACAGCGCGGTTATCGCCACTCCCGCGCCGTTGCACGTCCCACAATCGTTGCAGCTGCTGGAGGCAGGCCTACATCTCTTGATTGAGAAGCCTTTGTGCCTCAACCTAGAGGAAGCACGTCAACTGGAAGATTTCGCTAGTACGACTAACCAGACCGTCAATGTTGCTTACGTTTATCGAGCCAATCCATTGATTTCGCGAATGCGAGAAGCCATCCAGCATGGCTCTTATGGCAGGCCCGTAGAATTGATCGCTTATTGTGGCCAACATTTTCCGACCTATCGGCCTGCTTACCGTGATACCTATTATCGCGAACACGAATCGGGAGGAGGCGCTATTCAAGACGCCCTTACTCACGTGTTTAACGCCGCCCAGTGGTTAGTCGGCGACATGGAGAAGATCGTAGTCGATGCTGACCGTAAGATTCTGGATGGAGTCGAAGTCGAGGACACTGTGCATGCGATTGCCCGTCACGAGAACGGCATCATGGCAACTTACACCCTCAATCAGCATCAACCTGCAAACGAGCTGACAATCACCGTCGTCTGCGAAAAAGGCGTGGTTCGCCTCGAAAACCATAAACAACGGTGGCGTACGATGAGTACGCCCGATGGTCCCTGGACTGATCATCAACTTCCTCCCTTTGAAAGGGACGAGTTGTTCACACGCCAAGCCAATCTTTTTCTCGATGCCGTTGAAGGCAAGTCCCTTCCTTTATGTCCCTTGAATGAAGGAATTGCCACGTTGCAAGCGAACATTGCGGCGATATCGAGCTGGCGAGAAGCGACTTGGAAGTCGACCAATCTGTCGGAGGTTCGCGCGTAA
- a CDS encoding HpcH/HpaI aldolase family protein — translation MRQSKVLAKIRQDIPAFGVSLHLNSPDLFELVGLMGFDSIWIDLEHHATSMESAANLMRGARVGGADVVARPANREFMRMGRMLEIGASGIMYPRCANAEEAAEVVRWAKFAPLGERGCDASGADVPYLLTPLAEYLENANRETFLIIQIEDPKSLDNVEEIASVPGIDMLMLGPGDFSILSGIPGQFNHPLVQDAQQRVIEAAKAAGINWAATCGSAAQAKQYVDQGARLIFYGCDLVLVKQGLDRIQLELAEFNTLAGPKSKERSNAKYYQESL, via the coding sequence ATGCGACAGAGCAAAGTTCTCGCGAAGATACGCCAAGACATTCCTGCATTCGGCGTGTCGCTTCACCTCAACTCTCCAGACCTTTTCGAACTTGTCGGGTTGATGGGATTCGATTCCATCTGGATCGACCTCGAACATCATGCCACGAGCATGGAGAGTGCCGCGAATCTCATGCGTGGCGCACGTGTCGGTGGAGCGGACGTCGTCGCCCGACCTGCCAATCGAGAGTTCATGCGGATGGGTCGCATGCTCGAGATCGGGGCGTCAGGGATCATGTACCCGCGTTGTGCCAATGCTGAAGAGGCCGCCGAAGTGGTGCGCTGGGCCAAGTTTGCACCACTCGGGGAACGAGGCTGCGATGCAAGCGGAGCCGATGTGCCCTACTTGCTAACGCCACTGGCCGAATACCTAGAGAATGCGAATCGTGAAACCTTCTTGATTATCCAGATCGAAGACCCAAAATCTCTGGACAACGTCGAAGAAATCGCCTCTGTACCTGGCATCGACATGTTGATGCTCGGTCCGGGTGACTTCTCTATCCTCTCTGGTATCCCCGGGCAGTTTAATCATCCGCTAGTTCAAGACGCCCAGCAGCGGGTTATCGAAGCCGCAAAGGCGGCAGGCATCAACTGGGCAGCGACCTGCGGATCAGCTGCACAAGCGAAGCAGTATGTTGACCAAGGTGCACGGCTGATCTTCTACGGGTGCGACCTGGTGCTCGTCAAACAAGGCCTGGACAGGATTCAATTGGAACTGGCGGAATTCAATACTTTGGCGGGTCCGAAGTCCAAGGAACGCTCCAACGCGAAATACTATCAGGAGTCGCTCTAG
- a CDS encoding GntR family transcriptional regulator: MPHHSSTQLSEFPSGDENSHQPKYEQLRDYVVAQIESGALKSGAALPSENRLAENLKVARSTVRQALASLEKDGLVLRVHGKGTFVHEEAKQRLRKSQDLFALVLPETETAFYPSLQRSFENAAAELHNQVIVCNSNNDIDKQASAILQLIDLRVAGVAIVPTTKTATPAFHIRQLQKHNIPVVCCSRPVQGVQSPLLSIPFEDIGKLAGEEIRKAGHTHTAFFGSSQSTATDLYLQGFRHALGSDATVDVFVGSGPGIDHESLSQESDAALDRLFQKPEPPTAIFCGFDSLAETVYMQLTQRGIRVPQDVSIVGFGGVFRGGGLSSHLASVAIDEVSLGEQAIEILERMRRGQIPLDSGEHRQISLSFNYGSTLAPCGRPV; encoded by the coding sequence ATGCCACATCACAGCTCAACACAACTCTCCGAATTCCCTAGCGGAGATGAAAATTCACACCAGCCGAAGTACGAACAACTCCGAGATTACGTCGTTGCACAGATCGAGTCTGGTGCCCTAAAGTCAGGCGCTGCACTACCTTCTGAGAATCGCTTGGCAGAGAATCTAAAAGTTGCCCGGAGCACGGTTCGTCAGGCTCTTGCCTCTCTTGAGAAGGATGGCCTGGTCCTTCGTGTGCATGGGAAAGGGACGTTTGTGCATGAAGAGGCGAAACAACGCCTGCGAAAGTCACAGGACTTGTTTGCACTTGTATTGCCAGAAACGGAAACGGCGTTTTATCCTTCCCTACAAAGAAGCTTTGAAAACGCCGCCGCGGAGTTGCACAATCAAGTGATTGTTTGCAACTCAAACAACGATATCGACAAACAGGCCAGTGCGATCCTGCAGTTGATCGACCTCCGTGTAGCCGGGGTCGCCATCGTTCCAACCACCAAGACCGCGACACCAGCCTTCCATATTCGCCAACTACAGAAGCACAACATCCCGGTCGTCTGCTGCTCTCGTCCGGTTCAAGGGGTTCAATCTCCGCTGTTATCCATTCCCTTCGAGGACATCGGAAAGCTGGCCGGAGAAGAAATTCGTAAAGCAGGCCACACGCACACGGCGTTTTTCGGTAGTTCGCAAAGCACGGCAACCGACTTGTATCTGCAAGGTTTTCGCCATGCCCTAGGCTCCGATGCCACGGTCGATGTATTCGTTGGTTCCGGCCCAGGTATCGATCATGAATCACTTTCCCAAGAATCGGATGCGGCATTGGATCGGCTTTTCCAGAAGCCAGAACCTCCAACCGCAATCTTCTGCGGGTTTGACTCCTTGGCAGAAACGGTCTACATGCAGCTAACACAGCGAGGAATCCGTGTCCCGCAGGATGTTTCGATCGTCGGCTTCGGCGGCGTTTTCCGAGGGGGTGGACTTTCGAGCCATCTGGCTTCTGTTGCCATCGACGAAGTCAGCCTCGGTGAACAGGCCATTGAGATCCTGGAACGTATGCGTCGTGGGCAAATCCCCTTAGACTCCGGCGAACATCGCCAGATTTCACTCTCGTTTAACTATGGCAGTACGCTCGCTCCTTGCGGCCGACCTGTCTAA
- a CDS encoding DUF1559 domain-containing protein, whose product MFVETDRQIARRRAFTLVELLVVIAIIGVLVSLLLPAVQQAREAARRIQCVNNMKQIGLALHNYHDTFKTFPRTPWWYNGGGGNQSPEFFSGFSWRCMLLPFLEQGAMHDQINWSLPLTDTTGTPMSNMQIVRSPMPAYVCPSDPTGELTKAGNQYLWSNWCFPHGGCDQSESVGVTTYKGLVGIGFDQSLSTVPYPASMFDRRRGQALRMRDITDGTSNEIHVIESSPEFYAWSGWASWHCEISSQNSPNFPFRFYGGPNRRTATQHGWTQGLSASSFHPGGVNALMADASVHFIPETINLAVYQGLVAPQDGTPVGGFSSN is encoded by the coding sequence ATGTTTGTCGAAACTGACCGACAAATCGCCCGACGACGTGCGTTTACGCTTGTCGAACTGCTGGTTGTGATTGCCATTATTGGAGTCCTTGTATCTTTGTTGCTTCCGGCCGTGCAGCAAGCACGCGAAGCGGCACGACGTATTCAATGCGTCAATAACATGAAGCAGATTGGTTTAGCACTGCACAACTACCACGACACCTTCAAGACGTTTCCTCGAACGCCTTGGTGGTACAACGGTGGTGGCGGCAACCAATCGCCTGAATTCTTCAGTGGATTCAGCTGGCGTTGTATGCTGCTACCTTTCCTTGAGCAGGGAGCCATGCACGACCAAATCAATTGGAGCTTGCCTCTTACGGATACCACCGGCACTCCGATGTCGAATATGCAGATTGTTCGATCGCCGATGCCAGCCTACGTCTGCCCTAGCGATCCGACCGGCGAGCTCACCAAGGCAGGTAATCAATACCTGTGGAGCAATTGGTGTTTCCCGCATGGTGGTTGTGATCAAAGTGAATCGGTTGGTGTGACAACTTATAAGGGGCTCGTTGGGATCGGCTTTGATCAGTCGCTATCTACCGTTCCTTATCCTGCCTCCATGTTCGATCGTCGTCGCGGACAGGCCTTACGTATGCGTGATATTACGGATGGAACTTCGAATGAAATCCATGTCATCGAAAGTTCTCCAGAGTTCTATGCATGGTCCGGCTGGGCATCTTGGCACTGTGAAATCTCTTCGCAGAACTCGCCCAACTTTCCTTTCCGATTTTATGGCGGCCCGAATCGTCGAACTGCTACCCAGCATGGTTGGACGCAAGGCTTGTCGGCCAGCAGCTTTCACCCAGGTGGCGTGAATGCGTTGATGGCGGATGCTAGTGTTCATTTCATTCCTGAAACGATCAATCTGGCGGTCTACCAAGGCTTGGTTGCCCCTCAAGATGGGACGCCCGTCGGCGGTTTCAGTAGCAACTAG
- a CDS encoding phytanoyl-CoA dioxygenase family protein — protein sequence MELDAYFDEYQRSSRWTELAESLLGESVHCHGAEWFNKPPGSTSPTPPHQDNYYFCLAPPKVLTMWLALDEIDEENGCLRYQPGSHRFGVRDHAATQTSGFSQAVADYTEEEIQREVLACVSPGDLLIHHGDTIHRADVNRSATRHRRSFAMVFQAASCQRDESAFERYALQRKKQQHELGIA from the coding sequence ATGGAGTTGGATGCATACTTCGATGAGTATCAACGCTCATCGCGTTGGACGGAACTTGCGGAAAGCTTGCTCGGCGAATCAGTGCACTGCCACGGGGCAGAATGGTTCAATAAGCCACCAGGTAGTACCAGTCCTACGCCTCCACATCAGGATAACTACTACTTTTGTCTAGCACCCCCCAAAGTGTTAACCATGTGGTTGGCTTTGGATGAGATCGACGAAGAGAATGGTTGTTTGAGGTACCAGCCTGGCTCGCATCGCTTTGGTGTTCGTGACCATGCCGCAACGCAAACATCAGGGTTCTCGCAAGCAGTTGCAGACTATACGGAAGAAGAGATACAGCGAGAAGTGCTCGCGTGTGTCAGCCCTGGCGATTTGCTGATTCATCACGGCGATACGATTCATCGAGCGGACGTAAATCGCTCGGCGACGCGCCATCGCCGCAGTTTTGCCATGGTCTTTCAGGCAGCATCTTGTCAACGAGATGAATCCGCATTTGAACGTTACGCGTTACAACGCAAGAAACAGCAACATGAATTGGGAATCGCATAG
- a CDS encoding sialidase family protein has product MKSVLSILALVALLTTSYAEEASTAKIVDVKKIWDEAPHNAFTDLIRFKDKWYCVFREGGGHVSKVGSLRVLRSDDGKNWESASLVTSDTADLRDAKISVTPDGKLCLAGAGALHQPASAKHQSYIWYSDEGEKWSDAIPIGDPNFWIWRVTWHDGKAYGIGYSTVEPRAARLYKSEDGKSFTQVGEKFDVEGYANETGLIFLEDGTAVCLLRRDPPSALLGTAKAPYTDWTWKDLEIRVGGPEIIQLKDGRFIAAGRKYPGGAKTAIWEVDPKQGKLYELATLPSGGDTSYPGLVEYDGKLWMSYYSSHEGKTSIYFAEVELPESSVIKSNGG; this is encoded by the coding sequence ATGAAATCTGTATTAAGTATCCTCGCATTGGTCGCCTTGCTAACGACCTCGTACGCGGAAGAGGCATCGACCGCCAAGATCGTTGACGTAAAAAAGATTTGGGACGAAGCGCCGCATAACGCTTTTACCGATCTGATTCGGTTCAAGGACAAATGGTACTGCGTCTTCCGCGAGGGGGGCGGTCACGTCTCGAAGGTTGGCTCGCTACGAGTCTTACGTTCCGATGACGGTAAGAATTGGGAATCAGCCTCATTGGTTACCTCCGACACGGCAGATCTCCGGGATGCCAAAATCTCGGTCACGCCTGATGGCAAGCTCTGCTTGGCGGGCGCCGGTGCCCTGCATCAGCCAGCGTCGGCAAAGCACCAGTCTTATATCTGGTATTCGGACGAAGGTGAGAAATGGAGTGATGCGATTCCGATCGGTGATCCGAACTTCTGGATCTGGCGAGTTACCTGGCATGATGGCAAGGCTTATGGTATCGGCTATAGCACGGTCGAGCCTCGCGCAGCCCGTCTCTACAAATCAGAAGATGGAAAGTCCTTCACCCAGGTCGGTGAAAAATTTGATGTCGAAGGCTACGCAAATGAAACCGGTTTGATCTTCTTGGAAGATGGAACTGCTGTCTGTTTGCTGCGACGCGATCCCCCTTCAGCATTGCTCGGAACCGCGAAAGCTCCGTACACCGATTGGACCTGGAAAGATCTGGAAATCCGTGTCGGAGGACCTGAAATCATTCAGCTAAAGGATGGTCGCTTCATTGCGGCGGGTCGTAAGTATCCTGGCGGTGCCAAGACCGCGATTTGGGAAGTTGATCCGAAGCAAGGTAAGCTTTACGAATTGGCCACGCTCCCTTCCGGTGGTGATACCAGCTATCCTGGTCTCGTTGAGTATGATGGGAAACTCTGGATGAGCTACTACTCTTCGCACGAAGGTAAGACGAGCATCTACTTTGCCGAAGTCGAGCTGCCGGAGAGCTCCGTCATCAAAAGTAACGGTGGTTAG
- a CDS encoding RidA family protein, with protein MCNLGERESVLEKLGFPVDRTTPEGSLVDAVMEDNGILYASGQVPFDGDQLKFVGKVPSEVSSDEAKQAAALCAANVLRAVRSHAGSLDKIERVIRITGYVNSDLDFTEQHLIINGASELVREVFGDAGKHARTALGMAQLPLGASVEVEMILRLRA; from the coding sequence ATGTGCAACCTAGGTGAAAGGGAGTCGGTTCTAGAAAAGCTGGGATTCCCAGTCGATCGGACCACTCCCGAGGGCTCGCTGGTCGATGCCGTGATGGAGGATAACGGAATCCTTTACGCTTCGGGCCAAGTCCCGTTCGATGGCGATCAGTTGAAGTTCGTTGGTAAAGTTCCGTCCGAAGTCTCTTCCGATGAGGCAAAACAAGCGGCTGCGTTATGTGCCGCAAATGTTTTGCGAGCGGTTCGGTCTCACGCTGGTTCACTCGATAAGATTGAGCGTGTGATACGGATCACCGGATATGTGAACTCGGATCTCGACTTTACCGAACAACATTTGATCATTAACGGTGCGTCCGAGTTGGTGCGAGAAGTTTTCGGGGACGCAGGAAAACATGCTCGCACGGCCCTGGGGATGGCGCAACTTCCCCTCGGTGCAAGTGTCGAAGTCGAGATGATCTTGAGGCTCCGTGCTTGA
- a CDS encoding DeoR/GlpR family DNA-binding transcription regulator, with protein sequence MQSDRQDHILRLLAETGVLHVDEAVERFASSPATIRRDFNQLAESGLVERVRGGIRMANEGSMLPFTAREVQHADEKREIARRTSSLLRDGDVLFVDGGTTTLQLAYCLPPLKLRIITNSLTLAAAIESRSSGRGRWEVFLTGGFLFPGSGLLVGPSAQAGIVQYHANWALLSAGGITEAGIFNDNEHVVESERLMIKHADRAAVLADDSKFGHHAMRHIADLDELDVMVTNRQTATSRQLENQAGLGLRLLYTK encoded by the coding sequence ATGCAATCTGACCGCCAGGACCATATCCTTCGCCTTCTTGCCGAGACGGGCGTCCTTCACGTGGACGAAGCCGTCGAGCGTTTCGCCTCGAGTCCGGCGACTATCCGACGAGATTTCAATCAATTAGCAGAGAGTGGACTGGTTGAGCGAGTTCGGGGCGGAATTCGCATGGCCAACGAAGGAAGCATGCTTCCATTTACGGCGAGGGAAGTGCAGCATGCTGACGAGAAACGAGAAATCGCTCGCAGAACAAGTAGCTTGTTGCGCGATGGGGATGTCTTATTCGTTGACGGGGGAACAACGACGCTGCAGTTGGCTTACTGCCTTCCGCCTCTTAAGCTGAGGATCATCACCAATTCGCTGACCTTAGCCGCCGCAATAGAAAGCCGAAGCTCAGGCCGCGGTCGATGGGAAGTCTTTTTGACAGGTGGGTTTCTGTTTCCCGGTTCCGGGCTACTGGTGGGACCGAGCGCCCAAGCTGGGATCGTGCAGTATCACGCCAATTGGGCACTTCTTTCTGCAGGGGGCATCACTGAAGCGGGTATATTTAATGACAACGAGCATGTTGTTGAAAGCGAACGCTTAATGATCAAACATGCCGATCGCGCCGCCGTCTTAGCAGATGATTCTAAATTCGGCCATCATGCGATGCGGCACATTGCTGACTTAGACGAGCTTGATGTGATGGTCACGAATCGCCAGACGGCAACCTCACGTCAACTAGAGAACCAAGCAGGGCTTGGATTGCGGCTACTCTACACAAAATAA
- the rpe gene encoding ribulose-phosphate 3-epimerase, which yields MSLTLKLGVKTDPIEYRYSFPWLFRLLADEDVRLVQIGTWFEMYQLPDEFFIELRQQAENHGIQIASMFTAHRELGGFFREEVGLEQVARRNFERYIEIGALLGADSIGSNPGAIMRDRMGTKSQGVECYLQHMRELMHYAKEKGLSWLTIEPMSCLAEPPTLPEEVAAMGQTLMDYHHQHPDSTVPIGYCADIAHGYINQQDQVGFNHIELFEATYPWLYEFHLKNTDARFNSTFGFSPEERAKGIVDVAQFRQLLLDNADKLPVSEMTGYLEIGGPKLGRDYSDHHLEEMLRSSLRHLKETFLGEGSEPPGATTPVAFTSANPVEISPSMMCVDPLNFEAALRQVERVGVDMLHLDIMDGHFVPNMPMGLGVIDALQKATDLPLDVHLMVADNDFFVEQLANMGVSQVSVHLESSTHLDRTLARIRELGMKAGVAINPSTPLAAIDYVLERIDYVLIMTVNPGYAGQAMTPASLRKIADCRDFLAASGFDLPIQVDGNVSFDNIPGMVAAGATNLVAGTSSLFHRSASMNENKARMLDAIKAGLSARGESSITSA from the coding sequence ATGTCCCTAACGCTAAAGCTTGGCGTCAAAACCGATCCGATTGAGTATCGATACTCGTTTCCTTGGCTGTTTCGCTTGTTGGCCGACGAGGATGTCCGATTGGTGCAGATTGGAACTTGGTTCGAGATGTACCAGCTTCCCGACGAGTTCTTTATTGAATTACGGCAACAGGCCGAGAACCACGGTATCCAGATTGCCAGCATGTTCACTGCCCATCGCGAGTTGGGTGGCTTCTTTCGCGAAGAGGTTGGCTTAGAGCAGGTCGCACGACGCAATTTTGAACGTTACATCGAGATTGGCGCCTTGTTAGGAGCCGATTCGATCGGCTCGAATCCTGGAGCGATCATGCGTGATCGAATGGGTACAAAGTCGCAGGGTGTAGAGTGTTATCTTCAGCACATGCGTGAATTAATGCATTATGCGAAAGAGAAAGGTCTATCTTGGCTCACGATTGAGCCGATGTCCTGTTTGGCTGAACCACCGACACTGCCGGAAGAGGTCGCGGCGATGGGCCAGACATTGATGGACTATCACCATCAGCATCCTGACTCGACCGTACCAATTGGATACTGCGCCGATATCGCACACGGTTATATCAATCAGCAGGATCAGGTCGGTTTCAATCACATCGAGTTGTTCGAGGCAACGTATCCTTGGCTATACGAGTTCCATTTGAAGAATACCGACGCGCGGTTCAATTCGACATTCGGATTCAGCCCTGAAGAGCGTGCGAAAGGCATCGTCGACGTTGCACAGTTCCGTCAGCTCTTGCTGGACAATGCCGACAAACTACCGGTAAGCGAGATGACCGGATATCTAGAAATCGGCGGACCTAAACTTGGCCGTGACTATAGTGACCATCATCTAGAAGAAATGCTTCGCTCTTCGTTGCGGCACTTGAAAGAGACATTTCTCGGGGAAGGCAGCGAGCCCCCAGGAGCTACGACTCCGGTTGCTTTTACTTCGGCGAATCCAGTCGAGATTTCCCCGTCCATGATGTGTGTCGATCCGCTGAACTTCGAGGCTGCTTTGCGACAAGTTGAACGAGTTGGCGTCGACATGCTACACCTCGATATCATGGACGGCCATTTCGTTCCGAACATGCCGATGGGATTAGGGGTTATCGATGCCCTTCAAAAGGCGACCGACTTACCGCTCGATGTTCACTTGATGGTGGCTGACAACGATTTCTTTGTCGAGCAACTAGCGAACATGGGCGTGAGCCAGGTTTCGGTCCATTTGGAATCATCGACCCACCTCGATCGCACGTTGGCTCGCATTCGGGAACTTGGGATGAAGGCCGGGGTCGCGATAAATCCCAGCACGCCACTCGCCGCGATCGATTATGTTCTGGAGCGAATCGACTACGTTTTGATAATGACTGTAAACCCCGGCTACGCTGGGCAGGCAATGACGCCAGCTTCGCTGCGCAAGATTGCCGACTGTCGAGACTTTTTGGCGGCAAGTGGATTCGACTTGCCGATTCAAGTCGATGGGAACGTTAGCTTCGACAACATTCCTGGGATGGTCGCGGCCGGAGCTACCAATCTGGTTGCTGGAACGAGCAGTCTGTTCCATCGTTCCGCTTCGATGAATGAAAATAAAGCTCGCATGCTCGACGCAATCAAGGCAGGGCTTTCAGCCCGTGGCGAGTCTTCCATAACATCTGCTTAG
- a CDS encoding galactitol-1-phosphate 5-dehydrogenase has protein sequence MNQSSDSQMEAIVLHGIGDLRYEKVPVPEVEPGKVRVRIGFCGVCGSDIPRCFSKGTYSFPTICGHEFAGTVEACGEGVQQFQAGDRVAVFPLLWREDHAACEQGKYAQSDGYDYLGSRSDGAFSEYVVAPERNLIRVPENVSLEEAAMTEPAAVALHAVRRAKVRLGDSVAVFGLGPIGLMVAQWLKASGAGPVLLFDIQPEKLEIARKLGFEHAYDSREVNVSEIVDELTSGHGVHVAIEAAGVPPTMLAAIEVARRAGRVVMLGNPAADVTLPATLISQAMRREIDILGVWNSDFSVYSDDDDWRTVLAAMASGILNLKPLITHRVPLVDGIAALEMMHAQSEFFTKVLIHPESK, from the coding sequence ATGAACCAGTCCTCGGATTCCCAGATGGAAGCAATTGTTCTGCATGGTATTGGTGATTTGCGATACGAGAAGGTTCCCGTTCCCGAGGTCGAACCAGGAAAGGTCCGTGTGCGGATTGGTTTCTGTGGTGTTTGTGGATCGGATATCCCTCGCTGCTTTTCCAAAGGCACCTATTCCTTTCCAACGATCTGTGGACACGAGTTTGCTGGAACAGTTGAAGCGTGTGGTGAAGGTGTACAGCAGTTTCAGGCGGGCGATCGTGTCGCGGTGTTCCCACTACTGTGGCGTGAAGATCACGCCGCTTGCGAACAAGGGAAATATGCACAATCGGACGGCTACGACTATCTTGGTTCCCGTAGCGATGGAGCATTCAGCGAGTATGTCGTTGCCCCAGAACGCAATTTGATTCGCGTTCCCGAGAACGTATCTCTCGAGGAAGCTGCGATGACAGAACCAGCCGCCGTCGCGCTGCATGCCGTTCGAAGAGCAAAAGTTCGCCTCGGAGATTCGGTCGCCGTGTTTGGGCTGGGACCGATTGGCTTAATGGTAGCTCAATGGTTAAAGGCCTCCGGGGCAGGTCCTGTTCTGCTATTCGACATCCAACCCGAAAAGCTCGAGATTGCTCGTAAACTGGGCTTCGAGCATGCCTACGATAGCCGCGAAGTCAACGTCAGCGAGATCGTCGACGAACTTACTTCTGGACATGGCGTACATGTCGCGATTGAAGCTGCGGGAGTTCCTCCCACAATGCTGGCGGCAATAGAAGTCGCTCGTCGCGCTGGGAGAGTCGTTATGCTCGGAAATCCGGCTGCGGATGTCACTTTGCCGGCAACATTGATCTCGCAGGCAATGCGTCGTGAGATCGATATTCTCGGTGTGTGGAATTCAGACTTCAGTGTTTACAGCGACGACGATGACTGGCGGACCGTATTGGCCGCCATGGCCAGCGGGATTTTGAATCTGAAACCACTCATTACGCATCGTGTTCCGCTCGTCGATGGCATCGCTGCTTTGGAAATGATGCATGCCCAGTCTGAGTTCTTTACCAAAGTGCTCATCCATCCAGAGTCGAAGTAA
- a CDS encoding alcohol dehydrogenase catalytic domain-containing protein, whose protein sequence is MKSQVQYLDQPGGQFTISEQELGQPGPGEIRLKTVTTSVCQSDVVIYKQGLPRIKKWPAILLHEAACVVDEVGEGVTQFEPGDLVGLGCDIPCGDESCIYCGENGTGDWTSCPNTWATGHEFDGFARSHAILPAWFVKYGPIVKFPQGFNPSHACQLEPLACCLEGMTRVNHCIENRIVVLIGAGSQSTYALQCAQAMNARKIIVINRGQERLERVLRDFGGPNVVGVRWDENVVENVYKECQPFNEPHFVMVNAPVAAGYELAPKLMGYGTVMDAHAGVKGASGKPRLAHEVDLNNDIHYRLQCYQATHGSSMRGIRLAHRFLSEGRLPKIDLMTNDTERFGQNDIEAAIHRAADSDSLKVIVHWD, encoded by the coding sequence ATGAAATCGCAAGTTCAATACCTTGATCAACCTGGCGGTCAGTTCACAATTTCCGAGCAAGAGCTAGGCCAACCTGGCCCTGGTGAAATTCGGTTAAAGACGGTGACGACTTCGGTTTGCCAGTCCGACGTGGTGATCTACAAGCAAGGATTACCACGTATTAAGAAGTGGCCCGCGATTCTTCTTCACGAAGCGGCATGTGTGGTTGATGAAGTTGGCGAGGGCGTCACACAATTCGAACCTGGCGATCTCGTTGGGCTCGGCTGTGATATTCCCTGTGGTGACGAGTCGTGTATTTATTGCGGCGAAAATGGGACAGGTGATTGGACGAGTTGTCCCAATACCTGGGCCACCGGTCACGAGTTTGATGGCTTCGCTCGTTCGCACGCGATCTTACCGGCTTGGTTTGTAAAGTACGGCCCGATCGTCAAGTTCCCCCAGGGGTTTAACCCTTCGCATGCTTGCCAGTTGGAGCCGCTGGCTTGCTGCTTAGAAGGAATGACGCGCGTTAACCATTGCATCGAAAACCGAATCGTCGTTCTGATCGGAGCTGGCTCGCAAAGCACTTACGCCCTTCAATGTGCCCAAGCGATGAACGCCCGGAAGATCATCGTTATCAACCGTGGCCAAGAACGGCTCGAACGTGTGTTACGCGACTTCGGTGGGCCGAACGTTGTCGGGGTTCGTTGGGACGAGAACGTCGTCGAGAACGTTTACAAGGAATGCCAACCCTTCAACGAGCCTCATTTCGTGATGGTAAATGCCCCCGTTGCGGCTGGCTACGAGTTAGCACCAAAGCTGATGGGCTACGGCACGGTGATGGATGCCCATGCTGGCGTGAAGGGAGCGAGTGGCAAGCCGCGTTTGGCACACGAAGTCGATCTTAACAACGACATCCATTATCGATTGCAATGTTATCAGGCGACCCACGGTTCCAGTATGCGGGGGATCCGCCTGGCCCATAGGTTTCTCTCGGAAGGTCGCTTGCCGAAGATCGACCTGATGACCAATGATACCGAGCGATTCGGCCAAAACGACATCGAAGCCGCGATTCATCGGGCTGCCGATTCAGATAGCCTCAAGGTAATCGTTCACTGGGACTAA